The following are encoded together in the Thermoanaerobaculia bacterium genome:
- a CDS encoding MBL fold metallo-hydrolase gives MRVTMVGHSTVVVEGARSRLLTDPWFGTSGNLAYARLHPPAFRRDEMREIDAVLLSHRHWDHTDRSFLRSLDGAIPVLGPPGSLATRWLNGARNYQPMRPWQSHEVGAAVVTAVPALHLARTIGFVVQLEGVCAYFAGDTYHRPFMSEIGRKFRIDVALMPVATFRLPMTMGEHGAVAAAADLGAATIIPIHLGIAPRSPLLRTAQTVDSFERRLRDCGSTAAVVHLREGEAWESAASEEQRSTSRIG, from the coding sequence GTGCGAGTGACGATGGTCGGCCACAGTACGGTGGTGGTCGAAGGGGCGCGCTCTCGATTGCTCACCGACCCCTGGTTCGGCACCTCCGGCAACCTCGCCTATGCGAGGCTGCATCCGCCGGCGTTCCGCCGCGACGAGATGCGCGAGATCGATGCTGTGCTCCTCTCCCACCGGCACTGGGATCACACCGACCGCAGCTTCCTGCGCAGCCTCGATGGCGCGATCCCGGTTCTCGGACCTCCCGGCTCCCTCGCGACGCGGTGGCTCAATGGGGCGCGCAACTACCAGCCGATGCGCCCCTGGCAAAGCCATGAGGTCGGAGCCGCCGTCGTGACCGCAGTCCCGGCGCTCCACCTCGCCCGCACCATCGGCTTCGTCGTTCAGCTCGAAGGAGTCTGCGCCTACTTCGCGGGCGACACCTACCATCGCCCTTTCATGTCCGAGATCGGGCGGAAGTTCCGCATCGACGTCGCGCTCATGCCAGTGGCGACCTTCCGCCTGCCGATGACCATGGGCGAACACGGCGCGGTCGCGGCCGCAGCCGACCTCGGTGCGGCGACGATCATTCCCATCCACCTCGGCATCGCCCCGCGCTCACCCCTGCTGCGCACCGCGCAGACCGTCGACTCCTTCGAACGCCGCCTGCGCGACTGCGGAAGTACGGCAGCTGTCGTTCACCTGCGCGAAGGGGAAGCCTGGGAATCGGCGGCCAGCGAAGAGCAGCGTTCGACGTCGCGCATCGGGTAG
- a CDS encoding helix-turn-helix transcriptional regulator gives MHNRVRELRLARGWTQQQLADAVGVSRQSINSIECNRYVPSLPLALQFARLFGCATDDIFTLETER, from the coding sequence ATTCACAACCGGGTCCGAGAGCTGCGGCTGGCGCGTGGCTGGACCCAGCAGCAGCTCGCCGATGCGGTCGGCGTCTCGCGTCAGAGCATCAACTCGATCGAGTGCAACCGCTACGTACCCAGCCTGCCACTCGCCCTGCAGTTCGCGCGCCTCTTCGGCTGCGCTACCGACGACATCTTCACCCTGGAGACCGAACGATGA